From Arcticibacter tournemirensis, one genomic window encodes:
- a CDS encoding DUF4097 family beta strand repeat-containing protein yields MKRLILLTLILSQLIPATARQKDSGLPYLTKSFNGTSIMNVKAETSGGSLTVTGSSEKEAKVEVYVRTNGNNRNISDEEIKKLLSENYDIDIAVSGDELRAIASSKGNINWKKSLSISFRIFVPSKISSKLHTSVGSIRLSDLSGNHDFSTSGGSLHIEGLSGMLSGKTSGGSIYVANSKGTVDLKTSGGSIEAVKCNGTIDLSTSGGSLKLEQLQGNIKARTSGGSISGNSISGELFSHTSGGSIRLEQLACSLDASTSAGGVTASFTTPGKFVKINVSAGSATLALPKNKGFNLDLNGGRINAGTLNNFNGIVEKDKIKGSLNGGGTDVYVRTSAGSVSIDWR; encoded by the coding sequence ATGAAAAGACTGATTTTATTAACGCTGATTTTATCACAATTAATTCCGGCAACGGCACGTCAGAAGGATTCTGGCCTGCCTTATTTAACAAAGTCCTTTAATGGAACAAGTATTATGAACGTTAAAGCTGAAACCTCTGGCGGCAGCCTTACGGTAACGGGTAGCAGTGAAAAGGAGGCAAAAGTAGAGGTGTATGTCAGGACCAATGGCAATAACCGTAACATCTCCGACGAGGAAATAAAGAAACTGCTCTCTGAAAACTATGACATTGACATCGCTGTAAGCGGCGACGAACTAAGGGCTATTGCTTCATCAAAAGGAAACATCAACTGGAAGAAGTCGTTAAGTATTTCGTTCAGGATCTTCGTCCCTTCTAAAATCTCTTCTAAACTTCATACGAGTGTCGGAAGCATCAGGCTGTCAGATTTATCAGGCAATCATGACTTCAGCACCAGTGGCGGTAGTCTGCATATTGAGGGCCTAAGCGGGATGCTGTCAGGAAAGACATCGGGGGGCAGTATCTATGTTGCCAACAGCAAAGGAACAGTAGATCTTAAGACCAGTGGAGGCAGCATCGAAGCGGTTAAATGCAATGGAACAATTGATCTGTCCACTTCAGGAGGTTCATTAAAACTGGAGCAACTGCAAGGCAATATAAAAGCCAGGACCAGCGGAGGCAGTATCAGTGGAAATAGCATTTCCGGAGAGCTTTTCTCGCATACTTCCGGAGGCAGCATTCGTTTAGAACAACTGGCATGTAGTTTGGATGCCTCTACGAGTGCAGGAGGAGTGACGGCTTCCTTCACCACGCCCGGGAAATTTGTAAAAATAAACGTCAGTGCCGGAAGTGCAACATTAGCGCTGCCGAAAAACAAAGGGTTCAACCTCGACCTGAATGGCGGAAGGATCAATGCAGGAACGTTGAATAACTTTAACGGTATTGTAGAAAAAGATAAAATAAAAGGCAGTCTTAACGGAGGAGGAACCGATGTATATGTGCGTACCTCTGCAGGCTCTGTGTCTATAGACTGGAGGTAA
- a CDS encoding SDR family oxidoreductase — MDLKNKTIIITGASSGIGRACAEEFARRGANLVLGARQYVSLCELTDELEKEYNIKAVAVQCDVSNEEDCKHLIKQAVLTFRGIDILVNNAGISMRALFKDLDLVVIRNLMDVNFWGTVYCTKHALPELLKSKGSVVGISSIAGYRGLPGRTGYSASKFAMNGFMEALRVENLKTGLHVMVAAPGFTASNIRNTALAKDGSQQGESSMDEGKMMTAEEVAAIIADGIIKRKRTLIMTGQGKLAVLMNKLLPAWVDKKVYQLFTKEKDPLIK; from the coding sequence ATGGATCTTAAAAATAAAACCATCATCATCACAGGGGCCTCTTCGGGAATAGGCAGGGCTTGCGCAGAGGAATTTGCGCGCCGTGGGGCGAATCTTGTTCTTGGAGCCCGGCAGTACGTTTCGCTTTGCGAGCTAACAGATGAACTGGAAAAGGAATACAATATAAAAGCGGTTGCAGTTCAATGTGATGTATCAAATGAAGAGGATTGTAAGCATCTTATTAAACAAGCCGTACTGACATTCAGAGGGATTGACATTCTCGTAAATAATGCGGGAATCAGCATGAGAGCGCTTTTTAAGGACCTCGACCTGGTAGTGATACGCAATCTGATGGATGTAAATTTCTGGGGAACAGTATACTGCACGAAGCATGCACTTCCCGAGCTTCTGAAAAGCAAAGGCTCTGTGGTGGGCATATCTTCTATCGCTGGTTACCGTGGCCTGCCGGGCCGGACGGGCTACTCAGCTTCGAAATTCGCAATGAATGGATTTATGGAAGCTTTAAGAGTAGAGAATTTAAAAACAGGACTTCACGTGATGGTGGCAGCTCCGGGCTTCACCGCATCGAATATCCGCAATACAGCGCTCGCTAAAGATGGTTCTCAGCAAGGCGAGAGCAGCATGGATGAAGGCAAGATGATGACCGCGGAAGAGGTTGCCGCAATCATAGCCGACGGCATCATTAAAAGGAAGCGCACGCTGATTATGACGGGGCAGGGAAAACTGGCCGTATTGATGAACAAACTGCTACCCGCCTGGGTCGATAAAAAAGTTTATCAGCTGTTCACAAAAGAAAAAGACCCGTTGATTAAGTAG
- a CDS encoding YitT family protein: MINRRKRYNLSLKQRLLKILFVILGVLLAAFGLKGFLLPNEFIDGGVTGISLLANHITGVPVSVWLLVFNAPFILLGLRQIGKPFALYTLFAVVGLSLVIFFFDFPVITHDKLLISIFGGFFLGAGIGFAMRGGCVLDGTEIIAVYINRKSVFSIGDIIMIINVAIFICAAFILGIESALYSILTYLSASKTVDFIIQGIEEYTGVTIISAKSHEIKEAITTNLKRGVTVYKGERGYGGNQYSDKEIDIIFTVVTRLEVSKIKDVVRLIDRKAFMVMNVISETNGGLIKRRPLH, translated from the coding sequence ATGATTAACAGAAGAAAGAGGTACAATTTATCACTAAAACAACGATTACTAAAGATTCTTTTTGTTATTTTGGGAGTATTACTGGCGGCTTTTGGATTAAAGGGATTCCTGCTTCCGAATGAATTCATCGATGGGGGAGTCACCGGGATATCCTTGTTAGCGAATCACATTACCGGCGTACCTGTTTCCGTATGGCTGCTTGTGTTTAACGCTCCTTTTATTCTTCTTGGTTTACGGCAGATCGGAAAACCCTTTGCTCTTTATACCCTGTTTGCGGTTGTAGGCCTGTCATTAGTGATTTTCTTTTTCGACTTTCCCGTAATAACGCATGATAAGCTGCTGATATCTATATTCGGCGGATTCTTCCTTGGAGCGGGTATCGGCTTTGCAATGAGGGGAGGATGCGTACTCGACGGTACTGAAATTATTGCAGTGTACATTAACCGCAAGAGTGTTTTCTCTATCGGTGATATCATCATGATCATCAATGTTGCGATCTTCATCTGTGCGGCTTTTATTTTAGGAATAGAGTCTGCATTATACTCGATACTAACCTATCTTTCTGCCTCGAAAACAGTGGATTTTATTATTCAGGGGATCGAGGAGTACACCGGAGTAACGATCATATCTGCCAAGAGCCACGAGATAAAGGAAGCAATCACAACAAATCTCAAGCGTGGCGTGACGGTGTATAAAGGAGAGCGCGGTTACGGTGGCAATCAGTACAGCGACAAAGAAATAGATATCATCTTTACGGTAGTAACCCGTCTCGAAGTATCCAAAATAAAGGATGTAGTTCGCTTGATCGACAGGAAAGCCTTTATGGTGATGAATGTAATTTCCGAAACAAACGGGGGACTGATAAAAAGGAGACCGTTGCATTAA
- the recR gene encoding recombination mediator RecR — MNFSSRLLENAVNEFSKLPGVGQKTALRLVLHLLNQSSQEVENLSDALTRLKREIRYCKVCGNISDSEVCGVCSANKRDKSLVCIVEDTRDIMAIENTNQYNGVYHVLGGLISPMDGIGPSDLNIERLVERVKTGEIEEVILALSATMEGDTTIFYIFKKLKDLPVKISTIARGIAFGGEIEYADEITLARSIATRVPYGVES, encoded by the coding sequence ATGAACTTTTCCTCGCGTTTACTGGAAAATGCTGTAAATGAATTCTCAAAGCTCCCGGGAGTGGGCCAGAAAACCGCCCTTCGCCTGGTGCTTCATCTTTTGAATCAATCCTCGCAGGAGGTGGAGAACTTAAGCGATGCACTGACCCGCCTGAAGCGGGAAATACGCTATTGTAAGGTTTGCGGTAACATTTCCGACTCTGAAGTATGCGGGGTATGCTCGGCAAATAAACGCGACAAGTCCTTAGTTTGTATTGTAGAGGATACGCGCGACATTATGGCTATCGAGAACACGAATCAATATAACGGCGTCTATCATGTACTTGGAGGCCTGATTTCACCTATGGACGGTATTGGCCCCTCGGATCTCAACATAGAACGCCTCGTAGAGCGGGTAAAAACCGGAGAGATAGAGGAAGTTATACTCGCGCTCAGTGCAACAATGGAGGGTGACACCACTATCTTTTATATATTCAAAAAACTGAAGGACCTGCCAGTGAAAATCAGCACTATCGCCCGCGGAATCGCCTTCGGGGGAGAAATCGAATATGCCGATGAAATAACTCTTGCACGCTCTATAGCAACGAGGGTACCGTATGGAGTTGAAAGTTGA
- a CDS encoding ABC transporter permease, translated as MMVIRTKILRPSTKAIKMIKSYILIAMRNMWKRKVFTLIQMLGLSISFGAALILFLTAMFEFSFDDFHKNKDKIYQVYRQQYSPRGIENDSPMPVPFAPSAKAELSGIKYISRFGNSGGLLMYNDKFFDLSVKYADPSFLQMFSFPLVSGNASSALRNADEVIITSSYAEKIMGTKDVTGKTIKIKTDKDWKSYIISGVAEDPPKNSTLKFDILSRFENFPGYKGNEDKWANQNHPVFLQLADNITAESFEQSARPFINKYFQTDIKNLKRDGAKPDTRGQFVNLKLLPLSEIHFSSISSVGQAIKPFFPFVLILLSAVILFIGGSNFVNLSLAASFTRAREIGVRKTFGAQKKQIITQFWCEAFILCFLALLAGTGLLLAGLKSYLAATGSNMSAEILFSGQALLWFCLVFLLTTALAGGYPSLVMARFNTLRTLQGKLNVGSKNGLRNTLTIVQFIIAIILIISTLTISKQLSFIRNMPLGFNKAEVISIPIGNDIDPESALQQMRNKMAAIPAAVSVTGTDINLGRGLDGSVTNSVMGFDYKNREVKTNWLRIDYDYLKTLDIPLIKGRDFSRAFGTDTASVLINEKMAALLGEKEPVGTILPLGDGHNVKVIGVVKDFHFKNLHQEIKPLTMVIQPGEWPVSYIFVRVKGDNLVKSMQLIEKAWKEVNPRSQTGASFLDENTDREYKKEEGMSKIFSAGAGLAIFISCMGLFASALLAMNQRVKEIGIRKVLGASVANIIVMLSKDFARLVLIAFVIAAPLTWFIMHKWLEDFVYHINVSGWIILAGGLIVFSVALLTVSFHSVKAALANPVKSLRSE; from the coding sequence ATGATGGTAATTAGGACGAAGATTCTGAGGCCTTCAACTAAAGCAATAAAAATGATAAAAAGCTATATTCTGATCGCGATGCGCAACATGTGGAAGCGTAAAGTTTTCACCCTGATCCAGATGCTTGGTTTAAGCATATCCTTCGGGGCGGCGCTTATTTTGTTCCTCACAGCGATGTTTGAATTTTCTTTTGACGATTTTCACAAAAACAAAGATAAAATATACCAGGTTTACAGGCAGCAATACAGTCCGCGCGGCATAGAAAATGATTCGCCCATGCCGGTTCCTTTTGCTCCGTCGGCAAAAGCAGAGCTAAGTGGAATAAAATATATAAGCCGCTTCGGTAATTCAGGCGGGCTCCTGATGTATAACGACAAATTCTTTGATCTTTCTGTTAAATATGCCGATCCTTCATTCCTTCAAATGTTCTCCTTTCCTCTTGTGAGCGGAAACGCCAGCTCGGCACTCCGGAACGCCGACGAAGTGATCATTACAAGTTCGTATGCTGAAAAGATTATGGGAACGAAGGATGTGACGGGTAAAACAATTAAAATCAAGACGGATAAGGATTGGAAGAGCTATATTATTTCTGGTGTTGCAGAAGATCCTCCCAAAAACTCGACTTTAAAATTTGATATTTTGTCGCGTTTCGAAAACTTCCCAGGGTATAAAGGGAATGAAGATAAGTGGGCCAATCAAAACCATCCTGTTTTTTTACAGCTTGCAGATAATATCACAGCTGAATCTTTCGAACAATCTGCGAGACCATTTATAAATAAATACTTTCAGACGGATATTAAGAACCTGAAACGCGACGGCGCGAAACCGGATACACGGGGTCAATTCGTGAACCTGAAGCTGCTTCCTCTCAGCGAAATCCATTTCAGCAGTATCAGTTCGGTAGGCCAGGCCATAAAGCCTTTTTTCCCGTTCGTCCTTATTCTGTTAAGCGCTGTTATCCTGTTTATAGGAGGAAGCAATTTCGTTAACCTCTCGTTGGCAGCGTCTTTTACACGTGCCAGAGAGATAGGAGTAAGAAAAACATTCGGCGCTCAAAAAAAGCAGATTATTACCCAGTTCTGGTGCGAGGCTTTCATTTTATGTTTCTTAGCACTGCTGGCAGGGACAGGCTTGCTGCTTGCTGGTTTAAAGTCGTATCTCGCGGCCACAGGCTCTAACATGTCGGCTGAGATTCTTTTCTCAGGCCAGGCGCTTTTGTGGTTCTGCCTTGTTTTTCTACTAACCACAGCCCTCGCCGGTGGTTACCCGTCGCTGGTGATGGCCCGCTTTAATACGCTAAGGACTTTACAGGGTAAATTAAACGTAGGCTCGAAAAACGGATTACGAAATACCTTAACTATCGTACAATTCATCATCGCTATCATCCTCATTATTTCCACACTTACCATCAGTAAGCAGCTCAGCTTCATAAGGAACATGCCTCTGGGATTCAACAAGGCGGAAGTTATCAGTATCCCGATAGGAAATGATATTGATCCGGAAAGCGCTTTACAGCAGATGAGAAACAAAATGGCTGCTATACCTGCTGCCGTGAGTGTAACGGGAACGGACATCAATCTGGGACGGGGCCTGGATGGCTCTGTGACTAACTCGGTAATGGGTTTTGATTATAAAAACAGGGAAGTAAAAACTAACTGGCTCCGCATAGATTACGACTACCTAAAAACACTGGATATACCGCTTATTAAGGGACGGGATTTCTCAAGAGCTTTCGGCACCGATACTGCATCGGTTCTTATAAATGAAAAAATGGCTGCTCTGCTGGGCGAGAAAGAGCCAGTTGGAACAATACTCCCCCTGGGCGACGGGCACAATGTGAAGGTAATTGGAGTTGTAAAAGACTTTCATTTCAAGAACCTGCATCAGGAGATCAAGCCACTTACAATGGTGATCCAGCCGGGTGAATGGCCTGTTTCGTACATTTTCGTAAGGGTCAAGGGTGACAACCTTGTTAAATCAATGCAGCTTATTGAGAAAGCCTGGAAAGAAGTGAACCCCCGGAGTCAGACAGGTGCATCCTTCCTGGATGAGAACACTGACCGGGAGTATAAAAAAGAAGAGGGAATGTCGAAAATATTCTCCGCAGGAGCCGGCCTGGCTATATTCATATCCTGCATGGGTTTGTTTGCCTCTGCCCTGCTGGCAATGAACCAGAGAGTCAAAGAAATTGGAATCCGTAAGGTTCTGGGCGCCAGTGTGGCCAACATAATAGTTATGTTATCAAAAGATTTTGCAAGGTTAGTGTTGATAGCTTTTGTTATCGCAGCTCCCCTGACCTGGTTTATTATGCATAAATGGCTGGAAGACTTTGTCTACCATATCAATGTTTCGGGCTGGATTATACTGGCAGGCGGGCTGATCGTATTTTCTGTGGCCTTGCTTACCGTCAGCTTTCATTCGGTGAAAGCGGCACTGGCAAACCCGGTGAAGAGCCTGCGATCAGAATGA
- the trpD gene encoding anthranilate phosphoribosyltransferase — protein sequence MKQILNHLFEHKSFNTQEAKAILTNITGGKYNTSQMAAFMTAYCMRSITVDELEGFRDAMLDLCLSPGLEQYDLIDLCGTGGDGKDTFNISTLASFVVAGAGYGVAKHGNYGVSSGCGSSNVMEFLGYKFSNDTSHLKKSVEEAGICFLHAPLFHPAMKNVGPIRKELGVKTFFNMLGPMVNPAKPKYQVVGVFSLELARIYAYLYQKSDKQYTILHALDGYDEISLTGSFKTFSNDGEYIYTLDQLGFDKIKPEQIGGGSSVEESAAIFMNVLEGKGTSEQNNVVLSNAALAIKTIHSGKSFADCYYEAEESLLSKRALVSFKTLLSIS from the coding sequence ATGAAACAAATATTAAATCATTTATTTGAGCACAAAAGCTTCAACACGCAGGAGGCAAAAGCCATTTTAACCAATATCACCGGAGGTAAATACAACACATCTCAAATGGCTGCTTTCATGACGGCCTATTGTATGCGGAGCATTACTGTAGACGAACTGGAAGGATTCAGGGATGCCATGCTCGACCTTTGCCTTAGCCCCGGATTAGAGCAGTACGACCTGATCGACCTGTGCGGTACGGGCGGTGATGGAAAAGACACATTCAATATCTCAACACTTGCCTCGTTTGTGGTTGCCGGCGCCGGGTATGGTGTAGCAAAGCATGGCAACTATGGTGTTTCTTCGGGATGCGGGTCATCCAACGTAATGGAGTTTCTGGGGTACAAGTTTAGTAACGATACGTCGCATCTTAAAAAGAGCGTGGAAGAGGCAGGTATCTGTTTTTTACATGCGCCACTTTTTCATCCTGCGATGAAGAACGTAGGACCGATCCGAAAGGAACTTGGCGTAAAAACGTTTTTCAATATGCTGGGCCCAATGGTGAATCCTGCAAAGCCAAAATACCAGGTGGTCGGGGTATTCAGTCTCGAGCTTGCCCGGATATACGCTTACCTGTACCAGAAGTCGGACAAACAGTATACGATCTTACATGCCCTCGACGGGTACGACGAGATTTCGCTTACAGGCAGCTTTAAAACGTTCTCTAATGATGGAGAATATATTTACACGCTTGACCAGTTGGGCTTTGACAAGATAAAACCGGAACAAATAGGGGGTGGAAGTTCTGTTGAGGAATCGGCAGCCATCTTTATGAATGTGCTTGAAGGGAAAGGCACTTCAGAACAGAATAATGTGGTTCTGAGCAATGCAGCGCTGGCTATTAAAACCATCCACAGCGGCAAATCTTTTGCCGATTGTTATTATGAAGCAGAGGAATCGCTCCTGAGCAAACGTGCGCTTGTAAGCTTTAAAACTCTCTTATCTATAAGCTGA
- a CDS encoding phosphoribosylanthranilate isomerase, which produces MNGQGISKNVSRPKLKVCGMREPENIMQVAALNPDYMGFIFYPASKRFANSLNEDILRNLPQTIKKTGVFVNAPFNEIIEKVKKYQLDAVQLHGNEPSELCGQIRLEGIEVIKAFGIDESFDYGMLNAYEETTDYFLFDTKTPAHGGSGKVFNWDLLKKSQSKKGYFLSGGLGIENIGTLSDFDAANLYALDLNSRFETEPGLKDINKLNIIFEHIKKLSAQAEKEKL; this is translated from the coding sequence ATGAATGGTCAAGGCATAAGTAAGAACGTCAGCAGGCCCAAACTCAAAGTTTGTGGCATGCGCGAGCCGGAAAACATTATGCAGGTAGCAGCATTAAATCCTGACTACATGGGTTTCATCTTCTACCCTGCTTCTAAACGGTTTGCAAACAGCCTGAATGAAGACATTCTGAGAAACCTGCCGCAAACAATTAAAAAGACCGGTGTATTTGTAAATGCCCCGTTTAATGAGATCATAGAGAAGGTAAAGAAATACCAGCTTGATGCCGTTCAACTGCATGGAAATGAGCCTTCGGAATTATGCGGACAAATCCGGTTAGAAGGAATTGAAGTGATCAAGGCATTCGGGATTGATGAATCGTTTGATTATGGAATGCTCAACGCTTATGAAGAAACCACCGACTACTTCCTGTTCGATACAAAAACTCCGGCACATGGCGGCTCAGGAAAAGTGTTTAACTGGGACCTCCTGAAAAAAAGCCAAAGTAAGAAAGGATATTTCTTAAGCGGGGGATTGGGCATAGAAAACATTGGAACACTCAGTGACTTTGATGCCGCCAACCTGTATGCACTCGACCTGAACAGCAGGTTCGAAACAGAACCTGGACTAAAAGACATTAACAAATTAAATATCATTTTTGAACATATAAAAAAGTTGTCTGCGCAAGCAGAAAAGGAGAAATTATGA
- a CDS encoding TIGR00730 family Rossman fold protein translates to MTSDEKIRNAFDNKDWQEIKVTDSWQIFKIMAEFVEGFEKLAKIGPCVSIFGSARTPQDSKYYKMAEEIAALLTEHGYGVISGGGPGIMEAANKGAYEAGGKSVGLNIELPFEQFHNKYIDRDKLMEFNYFFVRKVMFMKYSQGFIVLPGGFGTMDEMFEAITLIQTGKIARFPIVLVGKEYWSGLLDWVENHMLDAKNISEDDLNLYRVVDTAEEAAEHIFRFYNKYVLKPNF, encoded by the coding sequence ATGACAAGTGACGAGAAAATAAGAAACGCGTTCGACAATAAGGATTGGCAGGAGATTAAAGTAACTGACTCCTGGCAGATTTTTAAAATAATGGCCGAATTTGTTGAAGGCTTTGAAAAACTGGCCAAGATAGGTCCCTGTGTGTCTATATTCGGTTCCGCGAGGACCCCGCAGGATAGTAAATATTACAAGATGGCAGAGGAGATAGCCGCCCTGCTAACCGAGCACGGTTATGGTGTGATATCGGGGGGAGGCCCGGGGATTATGGAAGCCGCCAATAAAGGCGCTTATGAAGCAGGCGGTAAGTCTGTAGGATTAAATATTGAACTGCCTTTTGAACAGTTCCATAATAAATACATCGATCGCGATAAACTGATGGAGTTCAATTACTTCTTCGTCAGAAAGGTAATGTTTATGAAATACTCTCAGGGTTTTATTGTACTGCCAGGTGGATTTGGAACAATGGATGAGATGTTTGAGGCCATTACTCTTATTCAAACAGGAAAAATTGCACGCTTCCCGATTGTCCTTGTCGGTAAAGAATACTGGAGCGGACTACTCGACTGGGTAGAAAACCATATGCTTGACGCAAAGAATATCAGTGAAGATGATTTGAACCTTTACCGTGTAGTAGACACCGCTGAAGAAGCTGCAGAACACATCTTCAGGTTCTATAATAAATATGTGCTGAAACCTAACTTCTGA
- a CDS encoding Lrp/AsnC family transcriptional regulator produces the protein MNAIDDIDRIILKELQQNAKITTKELAALLNLSISPVYERIKRLENLGYVKQYVAVLNKNLLSQPFTTYCQVSMRYHNEAFIDKFEQEIQNLEEVQECYHIAGQIDFLLKINVRSIDEYHNFIRYKLSKISNIGVLNSAFVLKEIKHTHAYNI, from the coding sequence ATGAATGCCATCGACGATATTGACAGGATTATTCTGAAGGAATTACAGCAGAATGCGAAGATCACCACTAAGGAATTAGCAGCGCTGCTTAACCTTTCAATTTCTCCGGTTTATGAGAGAATTAAGCGACTCGAGAACCTTGGATATGTCAAACAGTATGTTGCAGTCTTGAACAAAAACCTCTTAAGTCAGCCTTTTACAACCTACTGCCAGGTATCAATGCGATATCATAATGAAGCTTTTATCGATAAATTCGAACAGGAAATACAAAACCTTGAAGAGGTTCAGGAATGCTATCATATTGCAGGTCAGATTGACTTTCTTTTAAAGATCAATGTGAGAAGTATTGACGAATACCATAATTTTATTCGGTATAAGCTATCGAAAATCAGCAATATCGGCGTCCTTAACAGCGCCTTCGTTTTGAAAGAAATTAAACATACCCATGCTTATAATATTTGA
- the trpB gene encoding tryptophan synthase subunit beta, translated as MSYHVNEKGYYGNFGGAYIPEMLYPNIKELNEVYLEMIADPKFKEEYMGLLKDYVGRPSPLYLAERLSEKYGTTIYLKREDLNHTGAHKINNTVGQILLAERLGKKRIIAETGAGQHGVATATVCALKGLECIVYMGEVDIERQAPNVARMKMMGATVIPALSGSRTLKDATNEALRDWINNPADTHYIIGSVVGPHPYPDMVARFQSIISEETKWQLKEKTGKSNPDYVLACVGGGSNAMGMFYHFLDDDDVKLIAVEAAGKGVETGESAATTLLGKEGVLHGSRSIVMQTEDGQVVEPYSISAGLDYPGIGPQHAHLYASKRAEYVSITDDEAMQAGLQLAKLEGIIPAIESAHAFAYLDKMKFEGNETVVVCLSGRGDKDLDTYMKYFGL; from the coding sequence ATGAGCTATCATGTAAACGAAAAAGGATATTATGGAAATTTCGGGGGGGCCTATATTCCCGAAATGCTGTATCCTAACATAAAAGAGCTAAATGAGGTCTACCTCGAAATGATTGCAGATCCCAAGTTCAAAGAAGAGTATATGGGACTGCTGAAAGACTACGTTGGCCGCCCTTCGCCGCTTTATCTGGCAGAGCGCCTGTCGGAAAAGTACGGAACCACCATCTATTTAAAACGTGAGGACCTGAATCATACGGGTGCGCACAAGATCAACAATACAGTGGGCCAGATCCTGCTGGCAGAGCGCCTCGGTAAGAAACGCATTATTGCCGAAACCGGAGCCGGGCAGCATGGAGTAGCAACTGCTACCGTGTGCGCTTTAAAAGGCCTGGAATGCATCGTATACATGGGAGAAGTGGATATTGAACGTCAGGCTCCTAATGTTGCCCGGATGAAAATGATGGGTGCTACGGTAATTCCGGCCCTTTCGGGAAGCAGAACACTAAAGGACGCAACAAACGAGGCTTTACGCGACTGGATCAACAACCCTGCCGACACGCATTACATCATCGGATCGGTAGTGGGTCCACATCCTTATCCGGATATGGTAGCGCGGTTCCAGTCAATTATTTCAGAGGAAACTAAATGGCAGCTAAAGGAGAAAACAGGTAAATCGAACCCTGACTATGTTCTTGCTTGTGTTGGAGGCGGAAGTAATGCGATGGGAATGTTTTACCATTTCCTCGACGACGATGATGTTAAACTGATTGCGGTAGAAGCTGCAGGTAAAGGAGTAGAAACAGGAGAATCTGCGGCTACAACCCTGCTCGGCAAAGAAGGGGTGCTTCACGGCAGCCGCTCAATAGTAATGCAAACTGAAGATGGCCAGGTTGTAGAACCCTACTCTATATCAGCAGGCCTCGATTACCCTGGTATCGGCCCGCAACACGCCCATCTTTATGCTTCAAAGCGAGCTGAATATGTAAGTATTACTGATGATGAAGCGATGCAGGCAGGACTGCAGCTGGCGAAACTTGAAGGCATTATCCCTGCAATCGAAAGTGCTCATGCCTTTGCCTATCTCGACAAGATGAAGTTTGAAGGTAATGAGACTGTAGTCGTTTGCCTTTCGGGCCGGGGAGATAAAGACCTCGATACTTATATGAAATATTTTGGACTATGA